In uncultured Methanobacterium sp., a genomic segment contains:
- a CDS encoding ABC transporter ATP-binding protein, producing the protein MIKVENLSKTYHMEEGPEIKALDQVNLEVKKGEIVGIIGTSGSGKTSLLRVLRGVEPFDEGKITIDDVTVTPESTTYYSRKLRKVTAIHLQRSFGLWSETALNNVVRKLYGTKYGDEALTDFDFAYSEFEDEAMEILRVVGLDHKATHFAPVLSGGEKQRLIMARQLAKKPKVLLLDEPATMSCPKTKQEILDAIKAINEDLGVTVVLVSHLPEIHHYLSDRLILMDEGKVVDEGTPDKIIKEFLQKMEGELPKRDPEDIGDSVIKARDLEKRFYLLKAGNVLELKDVSFDVSDGEIVSLIGQSGAGKTVLLRMIGGLDLPDAGTVSFKLDGEWVDMHQPGINRMNIRRQMGFMHQEFALVHHATIRDQIAGRLGIKGITVVDEAKKKAEEMGISDLALDVLYQLTDLPENEAKQRLEQLGLSGSILDTLFPSFPDNEVKEYAEPIFKALNLPLDILNRRSYELSGGQKVRATLALVLSTKPKVLILDEPFGDLDPITLRMVSNSLKRINKEFNTTIIMVSHHIDFINELATRAIRMDNGKLIGDGDPDEECEEFIKSCGADYLKDISLWKEKLLED; encoded by the coding sequence ATGATAAAGGTTGAAAATCTATCAAAAACTTACCACATGGAGGAAGGTCCCGAAATTAAGGCTCTGGATCAGGTTAATCTGGAAGTTAAAAAGGGAGAAATTGTAGGCATTATTGGAACCAGTGGATCCGGTAAAACCAGCCTTCTCCGAGTCCTTAGAGGTGTGGAACCATTTGATGAGGGGAAAATTACCATTGATGATGTTACAGTAACCCCTGAATCCACCACTTACTATTCCAGGAAACTGCGTAAGGTAACTGCAATCCACCTACAACGTTCTTTCGGATTATGGTCAGAAACCGCCTTAAACAATGTTGTAAGAAAGCTTTATGGTACTAAATATGGGGATGAAGCTTTAACAGATTTTGACTTTGCTTATAGCGAGTTTGAGGATGAAGCCATGGAAATTCTACGAGTGGTAGGCCTGGACCATAAAGCCACTCATTTCGCCCCAGTATTAAGTGGTGGTGAAAAACAGAGATTGATAATGGCCCGACAGCTTGCTAAAAAGCCAAAAGTTTTATTATTAGATGAACCAGCAACTATGTCCTGTCCTAAAACTAAACAGGAAATTTTAGATGCGATTAAAGCAATAAATGAGGATTTAGGGGTGACAGTTGTCCTAGTATCCCACCTTCCAGAAATTCATCATTACCTCTCCGATAGACTGATTCTAATGGATGAAGGCAAGGTAGTGGATGAAGGAACACCTGATAAAATAATAAAGGAATTCCTCCAGAAAATGGAAGGGGAACTACCAAAACGTGATCCTGAAGACATTGGCGATTCTGTAATTAAAGCACGGGATCTGGAAAAAAGATTCTATCTTCTTAAGGCAGGTAACGTCCTGGAATTGAAGGATGTGAGTTTTGATGTTAGTGATGGTGAGATTGTTTCCCTTATTGGACAAAGTGGTGCTGGAAAAACCGTACTGCTACGTATGATCGGTGGTCTGGATCTTCCAGATGCAGGTACTGTTTCCTTTAAATTGGATGGTGAATGGGTGGACATGCACCAACCAGGAATTAACCGAATGAATATCCGCCGCCAGATGGGATTCATGCACCAGGAGTTTGCACTGGTACACCATGCCACTATACGGGATCAGATAGCAGGAAGGCTGGGAATCAAAGGAATAACAGTAGTGGATGAAGCTAAGAAGAAAGCAGAAGAGATGGGTATAAGTGACCTGGCACTGGATGTTCTTTACCAATTAACTGATCTACCAGAAAATGAAGCAAAACAGCGCCTGGAACAGTTAGGATTATCTGGAAGTATTTTAGACACTCTTTTCCCCAGTTTCCCTGATAATGAGGTCAAAGAATATGCTGAGCCCATATTCAAAGCACTGAATCTTCCATTGGATATTCTAAACCGCAGGTCCTACGAGTTATCCGGTGGTCAGAAGGTAAGAGCTACCCTGGCCCTGGTACTTTCAACCAAGCCCAAAGTCCTGATTTTAGATGAACCATTCGGAGATCTGGATCCAATAACTCTGCGTATGGTTTCCAACTCCCTTAAACGAATAAATAAGGAATTTAACACTACCATAATCATGGTTAGCCACCATATTGATTTCATCAATGAATTAGCCACCCGTGCTATTCGTATGGATAATGGTAAACTCATTGGAGATGGAGATCCAGATGAAGAATGTGAAGAATTCATAAAAAGCTGTGGAGCAGATTATCTTAAGGATATCAGCCTGTGGAAGGAAAAATTACTGGAAGATTAA
- a CDS encoding flavin reductase family protein, which yields MEFKNLDVESFYRVLAPRPTIIVTTVNEKGEVNAAPFSFTMPVSVNPPLIAVASVARHHTYQNLEETQEFVVNIPTADILNELWVTGEKFPQGVSEIEKAELTEMNSLEVTPPWIKECVAHMECNVEFTRECGDHQLVVGRVLKVGVREDALKEGLLDVESVNPILHLGGKDFVVGDHRRQVD from the coding sequence ATGGAATTTAAAAATCTGGATGTAGAAAGTTTTTACCGGGTACTGGCACCCCGCCCAACTATAATAGTAACTACGGTGAATGAAAAGGGGGAAGTGAACGCTGCTCCATTCTCTTTTACCATGCCTGTATCTGTGAATCCTCCATTAATTGCTGTGGCATCGGTTGCTCGGCACCATACTTACCAGAACCTGGAAGAAACTCAGGAATTCGTGGTGAACATCCCGACCGCTGATATCCTCAATGAACTCTGGGTTACCGGTGAAAAATTCCCCCAGGGAGTTAGTGAAATTGAAAAAGCAGAATTAACTGAAATGAATTCCCTTGAAGTTACACCACCCTGGATCAAAGAATGTGTGGCTCATATGGAGTGTAATGTTGAATTTACCCGTGAATGTGGTGATCACCAGTTAGTGGTGGGTCGGGTTTTGAAAGTAGGTGTCCGGGAAGATGCCCTTAAGGAAGGACTTCTGGATGTGGAATCTGTGAACCCCATTCTCCATTTAGGTGGAAAGGACTTTGTGGTGGGAGACCATCGCCGGCAAGTGGATTGA
- a CDS encoding universal stress protein encodes MFNTIMVPTDGSEYSKKAEDTALALAKKLGSVVVAVHIIDDKLIYPYEVLEEEGKGILREVQKKGKEMNVDVHEILIVGSPTNDMAKIAQKAGADLVVLSTHGKTGLERIIMGSVAESAIKKISVPVMLVK; translated from the coding sequence ATGTTTAACACCATAATGGTTCCAACTGACGGATCAGAGTATTCTAAAAAGGCTGAAGACACTGCATTAGCCCTGGCCAAAAAACTGGGTTCTGTAGTTGTAGCAGTTCACATTATTGATGATAAACTCATATATCCCTATGAAGTGCTGGAAGAAGAAGGTAAAGGCATTCTCAGGGAAGTGCAAAAAAAGGGTAAGGAAATGAATGTGGATGTTCATGAGATACTGATTGTTGGAAGCCCTACTAATGATATGGCCAAAATTGCCCAGAAGGCAGGTGCAGATCTGGTGGTACTAAGCACCCATGGTAAAACCGGCCTGGAAAGGATTATAATGGGTAGTGTAGCAGAAAGTGCCATAAAAAAGATATCAGTACCAGTGATGCTGGTTAAATAA
- a CDS encoding pyrimidine dimer DNA glycosylase/endonuclease V, translated as MRLWSLHPEYLDSKGLVALWREGLLARAVLKGKTKGYTNHPQLIRFRKQDHPILFLDTYLNQVYLEANRRGYNFNHEKIGTERTSKRIPVTSGQISYELEHLQKKLKKRDNKRYQEINKLTKKGDLAIPNPVFNVIPGDIEIWEKLKK; from the coding sequence ATGAGACTTTGGAGCCTTCATCCTGAATATCTGGATAGTAAAGGGTTAGTAGCACTATGGAGAGAGGGTTTACTTGCCAGGGCAGTTCTAAAAGGGAAAACCAAAGGTTACACTAATCATCCTCAGCTAATTCGTTTCAGGAAACAGGACCATCCCATTCTTTTTTTAGATACCTACTTAAATCAGGTTTATTTGGAAGCAAACAGAAGAGGATACAATTTTAACCATGAAAAAATAGGAACCGAACGTACTTCTAAGCGTATTCCAGTTACCAGTGGCCAGATATCTTATGAACTGGAACACCTTCAGAAAAAACTCAAAAAAAGGGACAATAAAAGATATCAGGAAATAAATAAACTAACAAAAAAGGGGGATTTAGCCATTCCCAATCCTGTTTTTAATGTTATTCCCGGAGATATTGAGATTTGGGAGAAATTAAAGAAATAA
- a CDS encoding rubredoxin, with product MSRYKCKVCGYIYDTESGEPRNGTVPGTEFDALPDNWFCPHCGVSKNRFIPI from the coding sequence ATGAGCAGATACAAATGCAAAGTTTGTGGCTATATTTACGACACTGAATCTGGCGAACCGCGTAATGGAACTGTTCCTGGAACTGAATTTGATGCCCTGCCTGATAACTGGTTCTGTCCCCATTGTGGAGTCAGCAAAAACCGTTTCATTCCAATTTAA
- a CDS encoding rubredoxin — translation MKRYKCKVCNYIYDPEAGEPRTNTPPGTAFEDLPDNWNCPKCGAGKFRFIPI, via the coding sequence ATGAAAAGATACAAATGTAAGGTTTGTAATTATATCTACGACCCTGAAGCAGGAGAACCAAGAACAAATACTCCTCCCGGAACTGCTTTTGAGGATTTACCAGATAACTGGAACTGTCCCAAGTGTGGTGCAGGGAAATTCCGATTTATTCCTATTTAA
- a CDS encoding rubredoxin, with product MQKYLCKPCGYIYDPEVGDDMAGIEPGTAFEDLPDDWVCPMCGADKDLFEPVD from the coding sequence ATGCAAAAATACCTATGTAAACCCTGTGGATACATCTACGACCCTGAAGTAGGAGATGACATGGCTGGAATTGAACCTGGAACCGCCTTTGAGGATTTACCCGATGATTGGGTCTGTCCAATGTGTGGTGCAGATAAAGACCTGTTTGAACCAGTAGATTAA
- a CDS encoding ferritin produces the protein MLDEKMEEALNYQLNRELYSGYLYLAMGAYFEDQDLPGFGNWMRVQAQEELSHAMKFYDYLVQRGSRVLLAEIEKPQSEWDSSVAAFEHVYEHEQMVTGLINGLVDLALELSDHATNNFLQWFVAEQVEEEESASGVLQKVKLAGESGSGIYMLDQELAQRIFNPPTASE, from the coding sequence ATGTTAGATGAGAAGATGGAAGAGGCCCTGAATTACCAGTTGAATCGGGAACTCTACTCTGGTTATCTATATCTGGCCATGGGGGCTTACTTTGAAGATCAGGATCTCCCTGGTTTTGGCAACTGGATGCGAGTCCAGGCCCAGGAAGAACTAAGCCATGCCATGAAGTTCTATGATTACCTGGTGCAGAGGGGAAGCCGTGTGCTACTGGCAGAGATTGAAAAACCACAGAGTGAATGGGATTCATCTGTAGCTGCCTTTGAACATGTGTACGAACATGAGCAGATGGTCACCGGCCTCATAAACGGACTGGTTGATCTGGCCCTGGAACTGTCGGACCATGCCACCAACAACTTCCTACAGTGGTTCGTGGCTGAGCAGGTTGAAGAAGAGGAATCTGCAAGTGGAGTCCTGCAAAAAGTGAAATTAGCCGGAGAATCTGGTAGTGGAATTTACATGCTGGACCAGGAATTAGCACAAAGAATATTCAACCCACCTACCGCTTCTGAGTAA
- a CDS encoding peroxiredoxin, translating into MGEKVYELRKIKKKGKGMPLIGDKFPKMEVQTTQGMMKLPKAFKGKWFVLFSHPADFTPVCTTEFVAFQLRYDLFQEMNCELIGLSVDQVFSHLKWIQWISENFDIDIEFPVIADTGNVADKLGLIHPNKGTNTVRAVFIIDPEGIIRAILYYPQELGRNLDEILRMVEGFQTAEEKGVAIPANWPSNEIIGKGLIIPPAADIETALKRPGEYKCFDWWLCYRNYYKW; encoded by the coding sequence ATGGGAGAAAAAGTTTACGAACTAAGAAAAATTAAGAAAAAAGGAAAAGGAATGCCACTTATTGGAGACAAGTTCCCTAAAATGGAAGTTCAAACCACACAGGGAATGATGAAACTACCTAAAGCATTCAAGGGGAAATGGTTTGTTTTATTCAGCCATCCTGCAGATTTCACACCGGTGTGCACCACGGAATTTGTGGCTTTCCAGCTCCGTTATGATCTTTTCCAGGAGATGAACTGCGAACTCATTGGACTTTCAGTAGATCAGGTTTTCTCACACCTTAAATGGATACAGTGGATATCAGAAAACTTTGACATAGACATAGAATTCCCTGTAATCGCCGACACTGGTAATGTAGCGGATAAACTGGGTTTAATACATCCCAACAAAGGCACCAACACTGTAAGAGCAGTGTTCATCATTGATCCTGAAGGAATCATCCGCGCCATTTTATACTACCCTCAGGAACTTGGTAGAAACTTAGATGAAATACTAAGAATGGTTGAAGGATTCCAGACAGCAGAAGAAAAAGGTGTAGCCATACCAGCTAACTGGCCCTCCAATGAAATCATTGGTAAGGGTTTGATTATTCCACCAGCAGCAGATATTGAAACAGCTTTAAAAAGGCCAGGAGAATACAAATGCTTTGACTGGTGGCTGTGCTACCGGAACTACTACAAATGGTAA
- a CDS encoding superoxide dismutase, translated as MAKKKYELPPLPYGYKDLEPYISEEQLQIHHDKHHQAYVDGANAILDKFDSRPGIEFDVKAVAKELSFHVGGFALHKLFWENMAPAPKGGGEPTGTLAKYIEKDFGSIERFKQEFSQAAISTEGSGWAALTICRRTDRLFITQIEKHNVNVIPHFRVLMVLDVWEHAYYLDYKNVRPDYVAAFWNIVNWEEINRRLEIELLSNSLNLVDNRRVLDMKIEEFRDNFDDWIASFDKK; from the coding sequence ATGGCAAAAAAGAAATATGAACTTCCCCCACTACCCTATGGATATAAAGATCTGGAACCCTACATCTCAGAGGAACAACTCCAGATACACCACGACAAACATCATCAGGCATACGTGGATGGGGCTAATGCAATTTTAGACAAATTTGATAGCAGACCGGGCATAGAGTTTGATGTTAAAGCTGTGGCCAAGGAACTCTCATTCCATGTGGGTGGATTCGCACTGCATAAACTGTTCTGGGAAAACATGGCCCCTGCACCAAAAGGTGGAGGTGAACCAACTGGAACCCTTGCCAAGTACATTGAAAAGGACTTCGGATCCATTGAAAGGTTTAAACAGGAATTTTCACAGGCAGCCATAAGTACCGAAGGATCAGGATGGGCAGCCCTGACAATCTGCCGACGAACTGACCGACTTTTCATCACCCAGATTGAAAAACACAACGTAAACGTGATACCACACTTCCGGGTTCTAATGGTCCTGGATGTATGGGAACACGCCTACTACCTGGACTACAAGAATGTCCGCCCAGACTACGTGGCTGCATTCTGGAACATCGTAAACTGGGAAGAAATCAACCGTCGCCTGGAAATTGAACTCCTGTCAAACAGTTTAAATCTGGTGGATAATCGCCGGGTACTGGACATGAAAATCGAAGAGTTCAGGGACAACTTTGACGACTGGATAGCCTCCTTTGATAAGAAATAA